From Cellulophaga lytica DSM 7489, a single genomic window includes:
- the queG gene encoding tRNA epoxyqueuosine(34) reductase QueG encodes MKLPLVNKEKTTALIKDEAKRLGFISCGVSKAEFLEEEAPRLEKWLTKNMNGQMAYMENHFDKRLDPTKLVEGSKSVISLLLNYYPEDTQNNDALKISKYAYGQDYHHVIKSKLRELQEFITNNIGEVEGRAFVDSAPVLDKAWAAKSGLGWIGKNSNLITQKVGSFYFIAELIVDIELAYDSAVTDHCGTCTACIDACPTQAIVDPYVVDGSKCISYFTIELKNEIPAEVRGKFDDWIFGCDVCQDVCPWNRFSKPHNEPLFNPHPDLLSMTKKDWQEITEDVFRKVFKKSAVKRTKFSGLQRNIDFLD; translated from the coding sequence GTGAAGTTACCACTAGTAAATAAAGAAAAAACAACGGCTTTAATTAAGGATGAAGCAAAACGCTTAGGGTTTATATCTTGTGGCGTGTCTAAAGCTGAGTTTTTAGAGGAAGAGGCTCCACGATTAGAAAAATGGCTTACCAAAAATATGAATGGTCAAATGGCTTATATGGAGAACCATTTTGATAAGCGTTTAGATCCAACAAAGCTTGTAGAAGGTTCTAAATCTGTAATTTCTTTATTGTTAAATTATTACCCAGAAGATACGCAAAATAACGATGCATTAAAAATCTCTAAGTACGCTTATGGGCAAGATTACCACCACGTTATAAAATCTAAATTAAGAGAATTACAAGAGTTTATTACTAACAATATTGGTGAGGTAGAAGGTAGGGCATTTGTAGATTCAGCACCTGTTTTAGATAAAGCTTGGGCTGCAAAAAGTGGCTTGGGTTGGATAGGTAAAAACAGTAATTTAATAACACAAAAAGTAGGTTCTTTTTATTTTATTGCAGAGTTAATTGTAGATATAGAACTGGCTTATGATAGTGCAGTAACAGATCATTGTGGTACTTGTACCGCCTGTATAGATGCTTGCCCTACGCAGGCAATTGTAGATCCGTATGTTGTAGATGGTAGCAAGTGTATATCATACTTTACAATAGAATTAAAAAATGAAATTCCTGCTGAGGTTAGAGGTAAGTTTGATGATTGGATTTTTGGATGTGATGTTTGTCAGGATGTGTGTCCTTGGAATAGATTTTCTAAGCCACACAATGAGCCGTTATTTAATCCGCATCCAGATTTGCTATCTATGACAAAAAAAGATTGGCAAGAAATAACAGAAGATGTTTTTAGAAAAGTTTTCAAGAAATCTGCAGTAAAGCGTACTAAATTCTCAGGATTACAACGTAACATAGATTTTTTAGATTAA
- a CDS encoding NADP-dependent malic enzyme: protein MSNEKNRREALIYHAKPQPGKIKIVPTKPYATQRDLALAYSPGVAEPCLEIEKDKENAYKYTSKGNLVAIISNGTAVLGLGDIGPEASKPVMEGKALLFKIFSDIDGVDIEVDTKDVDKFVETVKMIAPTFGGINLEDISAPAAFEIERRLKEELDIPVMHDDQHGTAIISAAALLNALEIAGKKIEEVRIVISGAGAAAVSCTRLYKAFGAKDENIVMLDSKGVIRSDRGNLSEEKAEFASDRKIDTLDEAMKDADVFVGLSIADIVSPEMLLSMASNPIVFAMANPNPEINYDLAVKTRKDIIMATGRSDHPNQVNNVLGFPFIFRGALDVRATGINEAMKMAAVKAIAKLAKEPVPEQVNIAYGETRLTFGEDYIIPKPFDPRLIAEIPLAVAKAAMDSGIAKQPIEDWDKYKEELIRRSGNDNKVVRLLHNRAKVNPKRIVFAEADHLDVLKAAQIAYEEGIAEPILLGKKETILELKAELEFDADVQIIDTKATESKGQRTLYATKFWENRKRKGVTFYYAKAKMRERNYFGSMMVEVGDADGMISGYSRAYPTVVKPVFEVIGRASNVQKAATVNIMVTDKGPLFVADTSININPNAEELADIALMTANVAKTFGFDPVMAMTSYANFGSSNEPNAVKVRKAVEILHTKHPNLVVDGEIQMDFALNKELLQSQFPFSKLAGKKVNTFIFPNLESANITYKLLKELNDADSIGPIMLGLRKSVHILQLGADVDEMVNMTAVAVIDAQEREKRRKAKNNQ from the coding sequence ATGAGCAACGAGAAGAATAGAAGAGAAGCTTTAATTTACCACGCAAAACCACAGCCTGGTAAAATAAAAATTGTTCCTACTAAGCCTTATGCAACACAAAGAGACTTGGCATTAGCTTATTCTCCTGGAGTAGCAGAGCCTTGTTTAGAAATAGAAAAAGACAAAGAAAACGCATATAAATATACATCTAAAGGTAATTTAGTTGCTATAATATCTAACGGTACAGCTGTTTTAGGATTGGGTGATATTGGTCCTGAGGCATCTAAACCTGTTATGGAAGGGAAAGCACTGTTATTTAAGATTTTTTCTGATATTGATGGTGTAGATATAGAGGTTGATACTAAAGATGTAGATAAGTTTGTAGAAACTGTAAAAATGATAGCACCTACTTTTGGTGGTATTAACTTAGAAGATATAAGTGCACCTGCTGCTTTTGAAATTGAGCGCAGATTAAAAGAGGAGTTAGATATTCCTGTAATGCATGATGACCAGCACGGTACAGCTATTATTTCTGCAGCGGCATTATTAAATGCATTAGAAATAGCAGGTAAAAAAATTGAAGAAGTACGTATTGTAATAAGTGGTGCAGGTGCTGCTGCTGTTTCTTGTACAAGGTTGTACAAAGCTTTTGGAGCTAAAGATGAGAATATTGTAATGCTAGATAGTAAAGGTGTTATAAGATCTGATAGAGGTAACTTATCTGAAGAAAAAGCTGAGTTTGCATCAGACAGAAAAATAGACACTTTAGATGAGGCTATGAAAGATGCAGATGTTTTTGTAGGACTTTCTATTGCAGATATTGTTTCTCCAGAAATGTTATTGTCTATGGCAAGTAACCCAATTGTTTTTGCAATGGCAAATCCTAATCCAGAGATTAATTATGATTTAGCTGTAAAAACAAGAAAAGATATTATAATGGCTACAGGAAGGTCTGACCATCCTAACCAGGTAAATAATGTTTTAGGATTTCCTTTTATTTTTAGAGGAGCACTAGATGTAAGAGCTACAGGTATTAATGAAGCTATGAAAATGGCAGCAGTTAAAGCCATAGCTAAGTTAGCAAAAGAGCCAGTGCCAGAGCAAGTAAATATTGCGTACGGAGAAACAAGATTAACTTTTGGTGAAGACTATATTATTCCTAAGCCTTTTGATCCAAGATTAATTGCAGAAATTCCTTTAGCTGTAGCAAAGGCTGCTATGGATAGTGGTATAGCAAAACAACCTATTGAAGATTGGGATAAATACAAAGAGGAATTAATTAGACGTTCTGGTAATGACAATAAAGTTGTACGTTTATTACACAACAGAGCAAAAGTAAATCCTAAAAGAATTGTTTTTGCAGAAGCAGATCATTTAGATGTACTAAAAGCAGCACAAATTGCTTATGAAGAAGGTATTGCAGAGCCAATTTTATTAGGTAAAAAAGAAACTATATTAGAACTTAAAGCAGAGTTAGAGTTTGATGCAGACGTGCAAATTATAGATACTAAAGCAACAGAGTCTAAAGGGCAACGTACATTATACGCTACTAAGTTTTGGGAAAACAGAAAACGTAAAGGAGTTACCTTTTACTACGCCAAAGCTAAAATGAGAGAGCGTAACTATTTTGGATCTATGATGGTAGAAGTAGGTGATGCAGATGGTATGATTTCTGGTTACTCTAGGGCATACCCAACAGTAGTAAAACCTGTTTTTGAAGTTATTGGTAGAGCATCTAATGTGCAAAAAGCCGCAACAGTAAACATAATGGTTACAGATAAAGGACCTTTATTTGTAGCAGATACATCAATAAATATTAACCCTAATGCAGAGGAGTTAGCAGATATTGCTTTAATGACAGCTAACGTAGCTAAAACTTTTGGTTTTGATCCTGTAATGGCTATGACGTCTTATGCTAACTTTGGGTCTTCTAACGAGCCAAATGCTGTTAAGGTTAGAAAAGCGGTAGAAATATTACATACCAAACATCCAAACTTGGTTGTAGACGGAGAAATACAAATGGATTTTGCGTTAAATAAAGAGCTGTTACAGAGTCAGTTTCCGTTTTCTAAATTAGCAGGTAAAAAGGTTAATACGTTTATTTTTCCAAACTTAGAGTCGGCTAACATTACCTATAAGTTGCTTAAAGAGTTAAATGATGCAGACTCAATAGGTCCAATTATGTTAGGCTTGCGAAAGTCTGTACATATTCTTCAATTAGGAGCAGATGTAGATGAAATGGTAAATATGACCGCAGTAGCTGTAATAGATGCACAAGAGAGAGAAAAAAGAAGAAAAGCTAAAAACAATCAGTAA
- the ruvA gene encoding Holliday junction branch migration protein RuvA: MITHLRGKLVEKNPTFLVIECNGVGYFVNISLHTLSKVSDAENIQLYTHLQVKEDSHTLFGFAEKSEREIFRLLISVSGIGPSIARTMLSSLSPAQVRDAIAGGDVATIQSVKGIGAKTAQRVILDLKDKVLKIYDIDEVSTSSNNTNKEEALSALEVLGFARKQAEKTVDVVVSQDPTLSVENIIKLALKNL; this comes from the coding sequence ATGATTACACATTTAAGAGGAAAATTAGTAGAGAAAAATCCAACATTTTTAGTAATTGAGTGTAATGGTGTAGGTTACTTTGTAAACATATCACTGCATACCTTATCCAAGGTGTCTGATGCAGAAAATATTCAGCTGTATACGCATTTACAAGTAAAAGAAGACTCACACACACTTTTTGGTTTTGCAGAAAAATCTGAACGAGAAATTTTTAGATTATTAATTTCTGTATCTGGTATAGGCCCTAGTATTGCACGTACAATGTTATCATCATTATCACCTGCCCAGGTAAGAGATGCAATTGCGGGCGGAGACGTTGCAACTATACAATCTGTAAAAGGTATTGGAGCAAAAACTGCACAGCGTGTAATATTAGATTTAAAAGATAAAGTATTAAAAATATACGATATTGATGAAGTTTCTACTTCTTCAAACAATACAAATAAAGAAGAAGCGTTATCTGCTTTAGAGGTTCTTGGTTTTGCACGTAAGCAAGCAGAAAAAACTGTTGACGTAGTTGTTAGTCAAGACCCAACATTAAGCGTTGAAAACATTATTAAGTTGGCGCTGAAAAATTTGTAA
- the sprA gene encoding cell surface protein SprA produces MKTGAKKNLSPLYRLLIICVLFLGAPTFAFAQDGEEQEQDSTKTGVALGKITLPNPNSIVSKYTYDPDLDKYVYSEKVGEFNISYPIYLTPDEYFELARKEGMKNYFKEKADAFSGKKAGSEEARKNLLPNFYVNNNFFQSIFGGNTIEVIPTGSVAMDLGVIWQKNDNPSLSPRQRTNTSFDFDQQIQLSMLGKIGERLQVSADYNTEATFDFQNLVKLDYTPTEDDIIQKIEVGNISMPLNSSLITGAQSLFGVKTQLQFGKTLVTAVLSEQRSQNNTVVAQGGGTVEEFSFTALDYDEDKHFFLAQYFRDNYDAALENYPYIRSQVQITRLEVWVTNRRQETLNVRNVVAIQDLGESNTDQTRIGKSGGAPAGFFNASAAGNLPLNNANDYDPALIGNGGALTSQIRDIATVQAGFNVSGYTVNQGFDYTILENARKLDVGKGEYTFHPQLGYISLSQRLSNDEVLAVAFQYTYQGNVYQVGEFANGGLEATSVSAGATPVVENNTLVLKLLKSNITAVQDPIWDLMMKNIYNTGAYQLSQEDFKLNILYTDPTPRNYITPVAEGAGSGWPTTPKPLQERILLDVFNLDRLNAYNDVQSGGDGFFDYVEGLTIDSQNGNIIFTKVEPFGEYIFDELGGGVYDVDNDQGYNDNQKKYVYRNMYSRTKSAALEDADKNKFIIKGKYKSQGINGIPIGAFNVPRGSVRVTAGGRQLQEGIDYTVNYSAGTVQILDPSLEASNTPINISVENNAVFGQQTRRFTGVNVEHQFNEKFVLGGTFLNLNERPLTQKSSYGVEPVNNTMFGLNGNFSTEIPFLTRLVNKLPNIDTDVPSNLSIRGEVALLKPNSPKNANFEGETTTYVDDFEGAQSLIDIRSSLGWYLASTPLEFADPSGQLYGSSPDDTENLRNGFGRAKMAWYSIDRLFYSNQRPSGINDNDISLNATRRVFIDEVFPKVEIAQGQSTTQGTLDLAYYPNLKGPYNNNADFNTTAPEDKWAGIMRPMSSTNFEQANVEFVQFWVLDPYVDGETTSSGELVFNIGNISEDILKDGKKQYENGLPGISSNDLVSETSWGKVPATQSLVYAFDAEENNRTLQDLGYDGLSDSDETSIFTNNPADDPALDNYEYYLNKEGSILERYINYNNPQGNSPVQVTNTNRGSTTLPDVEDIDRDLTMNTVNSYYEYRIPIKPNTTINDKYVTDIKEGQTPTLPNGSVLNRRWIQYKIPLSDFTDAIGGITDFRSISFMRMYLTGFSDDVVMRFATLDLVRGDWRTYTKSLEPDVDNNPDDDGTFVDVATVNIEENNTRSPIIYDLPPGLRREQLNNNNTIVQQNEQSLSFKIENLESQDSRGVFKNVNIDVRQYERLKMFIHAEEILETDFPDGERPLVGFLRLGTDFSENFYQIEVPLEFTAHGESDREKIWPEDNEILIELSDLNKIKSYGIAGQTLSQINYYEIIDGEVVPVNEFDAREPGVMRIGLRGNPSLGSIRSMMVGVKNTSDAAARGEVWFNELRLAGLDSNGGWAAIGAVDLNLADFADVSVTGSKSTSGFGGIDQMPNERAREDAMSYDAVTNINLGQLLPKKLGIQLPFNYGISEQLITPEFDPVYDDLKLEDRIAAAQTKEEADAIEEQAEDYTKRTSINFIGVRKNRGEEADANFYDVENFTFNYSYNEVNHRDFEIAKLKDQNVVAGLTYAHNFEPVEIAPFAKKDSLFTGKYLKWLKDINLNLLPTSIAVNSNINRQFNQQRFRDVVEPGVDALALPELQQRNYMFNWQYNINYNLTKSLRFNISASNNNIIRNYYKDDIGVDIDDQLNIWDGFFDIGEPNRHAQQFELNYDIPFNKIPALDFINAQYVYTSNFDWQRGGDALKEVAGEDINRIQNASTHTIAANLTMQKLYDMVGLKKSKGKSQLTTTRQDKAGNTPKAKNGGFGKIATDLITMVKRVNFNYTETRGKQLPGYTNSIGFVGTTKPSLGFVFGSQEDVRYDAAKRGWLTTFSEFNEQFVQETNRQLDITAVAEPIKDLTIDITANRNLSERYQENFSVAFENGEYEYQNLLGNNYGNFGISTMMIKTAFTKSDEFESTTFDQFKENRLVIANRLAGNTGARDAEGYPERYGKTSQNVLLPAFIAAYTGQDASKVKLGAFRNFPIPNWRLKYTGLMRVNWFKEKFKRFSISHGYRASYNINSFQTNLERENTTIDPETQDFLPENIMANVVLTDQFNPLVRLDFEMKNSMSVVAELQTMRALTMSFDNNLLTELNSKDYTVGLGYRFKDVNFVTNIGGDKMRFKGDLNLKLDATLKDNITIIRNLELNNNQITSGQNVFSLKFGADYALSKSLEVAFFYDHSFSKFAVSTAFPQTTINTGFTFKYNFGN; encoded by the coding sequence TTGAAAACAGGGGCAAAAAAAAATCTTTCACCATTATATAGGTTATTAATTATATGTGTGCTTTTCTTAGGTGCGCCAACTTTTGCATTTGCACAAGATGGTGAAGAGCAAGAACAAGATTCTACAAAAACGGGTGTTGCACTTGGTAAAATTACTTTGCCTAATCCTAACAGTATTGTTTCTAAATATACTTATGACCCTGATCTAGATAAATATGTATATTCAGAAAAAGTAGGAGAGTTTAATATTAGTTACCCAATTTATTTAACTCCAGATGAATATTTTGAGTTGGCTCGTAAAGAGGGAATGAAAAACTATTTTAAAGAAAAAGCAGATGCTTTTTCTGGAAAAAAAGCAGGTAGTGAGGAAGCAAGAAAAAATTTATTGCCTAACTTTTATGTAAACAATAATTTTTTTCAATCTATTTTTGGAGGTAATACCATAGAGGTTATTCCAACAGGTTCTGTTGCAATGGATTTAGGTGTTATTTGGCAAAAGAATGATAATCCATCTTTATCTCCAAGACAACGTACTAATACTAGTTTTGATTTTGATCAGCAGATACAATTAAGTATGCTTGGTAAAATTGGAGAAAGGTTACAAGTTAGTGCAGACTACAATACTGAAGCTACTTTTGATTTTCAGAATCTAGTTAAATTAGATTATACGCCAACAGAAGATGATATTATACAAAAAATAGAAGTAGGTAATATTAGTATGCCACTAAATAGCTCTTTAATTACAGGGGCGCAAAGTTTATTTGGTGTTAAAACACAGCTTCAATTTGGCAAAACGTTGGTTACAGCAGTTTTATCGGAACAAAGATCACAAAATAATACAGTTGTTGCACAAGGTGGCGGTACGGTAGAAGAGTTTTCTTTTACGGCTTTAGATTATGATGAGGATAAACACTTTTTTTTAGCGCAGTATTTTAGAGATAACTATGATGCAGCTTTAGAAAATTACCCATATATACGTAGTCAAGTACAAATTACAAGATTAGAAGTTTGGGTAACAAACAGAAGACAAGAAACATTAAATGTTAGAAATGTTGTTGCTATACAAGATTTAGGAGAATCTAACACAGACCAAACAAGAATAGGTAAAAGTGGCGGAGCTCCTGCAGGGTTTTTTAACGCTAGTGCAGCAGGTAATTTACCACTTAACAATGCCAATGATTATGACCCTGCTTTAATAGGTAACGGTGGTGCGTTAACAAGTCAAATTAGAGATATAGCAACCGTACAAGCTGGTTTTAATGTGTCAGGTTATACTGTTAACCAGGGCTTTGATTATACAATTTTAGAGAATGCAAGAAAATTAGATGTAGGAAAAGGAGAGTATACTTTTCATCCTCAATTAGGATATATCTCATTAAGTCAGCGTTTAAGTAATGATGAGGTTTTAGCTGTTGCTTTTCAGTACACTTACCAAGGTAATGTATACCAAGTAGGTGAGTTTGCAAATGGTGGTTTAGAGGCAACATCGGTTTCAGCAGGTGCTACTCCTGTGGTAGAAAACAATACTTTGGTGTTAAAATTACTTAAGAGTAATATTACTGCTGTGCAAGATCCTATTTGGGATTTAATGATGAAAAACATCTACAACACAGGTGCGTATCAACTAAGTCAAGAAGATTTTAAGCTTAATATTTTATATACAGACCCAACACCAAGAAACTATATAACTCCTGTTGCAGAGGGCGCAGGTTCTGGGTGGCCTACAACACCAAAGCCATTACAAGAACGTATTTTATTAGATGTGTTTAATTTAGATAGGTTAAATGCGTATAATGATGTGCAATCTGGTGGAGATGGTTTTTTTGATTATGTAGAAGGTTTAACTATAGACTCTCAAAACGGAAATATAATTTTTACCAAAGTAGAACCTTTTGGTGAGTATATTTTTGATGAGTTAGGTGGTGGTGTTTATGATGTAGATAATGACCAAGGTTATAATGATAACCAAAAAAAGTATGTGTACAGAAATATGTACTCACGTACTAAATCTGCAGCCTTAGAAGATGCAGATAAAAATAAGTTTATAATTAAAGGTAAATACAAATCTCAGGGTATTAATGGCATTCCTATTGGTGCTTTTAATGTTCCAAGGGGTTCTGTACGTGTAACCGCAGGGGGCAGACAATTACAAGAAGGTATAGATTATACCGTAAACTATTCTGCAGGAACAGTACAAATTTTAGACCCTAGTTTGGAGGCTAGTAATACACCAATTAATATTTCGGTAGAAAATAATGCAGTGTTTGGACAACAAACTAGACGTTTTACAGGAGTAAATGTAGAGCATCAGTTTAATGAGAAATTTGTTTTAGGGGGTACTTTTTTAAATTTAAATGAACGTCCGCTTACTCAAAAATCTTCTTATGGTGTAGAGCCAGTTAATAATACAATGTTTGGTTTAAATGGAAACTTCTCTACAGAAATTCCTTTTTTAACTAGGTTGGTAAATAAACTGCCAAATATAGATACAGATGTTCCATCTAACTTATCTATACGTGGTGAGGTAGCTTTATTAAAACCAAACTCGCCTAAAAATGCAAATTTTGAAGGAGAAACTACAACCTATGTAGATGATTTTGAAGGAGCACAATCTTTAATTGATATCCGATCTTCTTTGGGGTGGTATTTGGCAAGTACGCCATTAGAGTTTGCTGATCCAAGCGGACAATTATATGGTAGTTCTCCAGATGATACAGAAAATCTTAGAAATGGATTTGGAAGAGCTAAAATGGCTTGGTATTCTATAGATCGTCTTTTTTATTCTAACCAAAGACCATCAGGAATTAATGATAATGATATTTCTTTAAATGCAACCAGAAGAGTTTTTATAGATGAGGTTTTTCCTAAGGTAGAAATTGCACAGGGGCAATCTACAACTCAAGGAACTTTAGATTTGGCATACTATCCAAACCTTAAAGGTCCTTACAATAACAATGCAGACTTTAATACTACTGCTCCAGAAGATAAATGGGCGGGAATTATGCGTCCAATGAGTAGTACAAATTTTGAGCAAGCCAATGTAGAGTTTGTTCAGTTTTGGGTTTTAGATCCTTACGTAGATGGGGAAACCACAAGTTCTGGTGAATTGGTATTTAACATTGGTAATATATCTGAAGATATTTTAAAAGATGGTAAAAAGCAATATGAAAATGGTTTGCCAGGTATATCTAGCAACGATTTAGTTTCTGAAACATCATGGGGTAAAGTACCAGCAACACAGTCTCTTGTTTATGCTTTTGATGCAGAAGAAAACAACAGAACATTACAAGATTTAGGGTATGATGGTTTAAGTGATTCAGATGAAACATCAATTTTTACAAATAACCCTGCAGATGATCCTGCTTTAGATAATTATGAGTATTACCTAAATAAAGAAGGTAGTATTTTAGAGCGTTACATAAATTACAACAATCCGCAAGGCAACTCTCCTGTACAGGTAACCAATACAAACAGGGGTTCTACTACATTGCCAGATGTAGAAGATATAGATAGAGATTTAACAATGAATACTGTAAACAGTTATTATGAATACAGAATTCCTATTAAGCCTAACACTACTATTAATGATAAGTATGTAACTGATATTAAAGAAGGCCAAACGCCAACTTTACCTAATGGTTCTGTTTTAAATAGAAGATGGATACAGTATAAAATTCCGTTAAGTGATTTTACAGATGCCATTGGAGGTATTACAGATTTTAGATCTATTAGTTTTATGCGTATGTATTTAACTGGTTTTTCTGATGATGTTGTAATGCGTTTTGCAACTTTAGATTTAGTTAGGGGTGACTGGCGTACTTATACAAAATCTTTAGAGCCAGATGTAGATAATAATCCTGATGATGATGGCACTTTTGTAGATGTTGCAACAGTTAATATTGAAGAAAACAATACAAGATCACCAATTATTTATGACTTGCCTCCAGGTTTGCGTAGAGAGCAACTTAATAATAACAATACTATTGTACAGCAAAATGAACAATCACTATCATTTAAAATAGAAAACTTAGAGTCTCAGGATTCTAGAGGTGTATTTAAAAATGTAAATATAGATGTAAGACAATATGAGCGTCTTAAAATGTTTATTCATGCAGAAGAAATTTTAGAAACCGATTTTCCAGATGGAGAAAGACCTTTGGTTGGTTTTTTAAGGCTAGGTACAGATTTTAGTGAAAACTTTTACCAAATAGAAGTTCCTTTAGAGTTTACTGCTCACGGAGAAAGTGACAGGGAAAAGATTTGGCCAGAGGATAACGAGATACTTATAGAGTTGTCAGACTTAAACAAAATAAAGTCCTACGGTATAGCTGGGCAAACTTTAAGTCAAATAAACTATTATGAAATTATAGACGGTGAAGTTGTTCCTGTAAATGAGTTTGATGCTCGTGAGCCTGGAGTAATGCGTATAGGTTTAAGAGGTAACCCATCTTTAGGTAGTATACGTAGTATGATGGTGGGTGTAAAAAACACTAGTGATGCTGCTGCACGTGGAGAGGTTTGGTTTAATGAGTTGCGTTTGGCTGGTTTAGATAGCAATGGTGGCTGGGCAGCAATTGGTGCCGTAGATTTAAATCTTGCAGATTTTGCAGATGTTTCTGTTACAGGAAGCAAAAGTACATCTGGTTTTGGTGGTATAGATCAAATGCCAAATGAACGTGCCAGAGAAGATGCAATGTCTTATGATGCTGTTACAAATATTAACCTGGGGCAGTTGTTACCTAAAAAGCTAGGTATACAATTACCATTTAATTACGGAATATCTGAGCAGTTAATTACGCCAGAGTTTGATCCAGTTTATGATGACTTAAAGTTAGAGGATAGAATTGCAGCTGCACAAACAAAAGAAGAAGCAGATGCTATAGAAGAACAAGCAGAAGATTACACAAAAAGAACAAGTATAAACTTTATTGGTGTGCGTAAAAATAGAGGAGAAGAGGCAGATGCTAATTTTTACGATGTAGAAAACTTTACCTTTAATTATTCATACAATGAGGTAAACCATAGAGATTTTGAAATTGCTAAATTAAAAGACCAAAATGTGGTTGCTGGTTTAACGTATGCTCATAATTTTGAACCAGTAGAAATAGCACCTTTTGCTAAAAAAGATTCATTATTTACAGGTAAATATTTAAAATGGTTAAAAGACATCAATTTAAATTTATTACCAACAAGCATAGCAGTTAACTCAAATATAAATCGTCAGTTTAATCAACAACGTTTTAGAGATGTTGTAGAGCCAGGTGTAGATGCTTTAGCTTTGCCAGAGCTACAACAACGTAATTATATGTTTAACTGGCAATACAATATAAATTATAACTTAACTAAATCATTACGTTTTAATATATCTGCTTCAAACAACAATATAATACGTAATTATTATAAAGATGATATAGGAGTAGATATAGATGATCAATTAAATATTTGGGATGGCTTTTTTGATATAGGAGAGCCAAACAGACACGCACAACAGTTTGAGTTAAATTATGATATTCCGTTTAATAAAATACCAGCTTTAGATTTTATTAATGCGCAATATGTTTACACAAGTAATTTTGACTGGCAACGTGGTGGAGATGCTTTAAAAGAGGTAGCTGGTGAAGATATTAATAGAATACAAAACGCAAGTACACATACAATAGCAGCAAACTTAACTATGCAAAAATTGTATGATATGGTTGGGTTAAAAAAATCTAAAGGCAAATCTCAATTAACAACAACTCGCCAAGATAAAGCTGGTAATACGCCTAAAGCAAAAAATGGCGGATTTGGAAAAATTGCCACAGATTTAATTACAATGGTTAAGCGTGTAAACTTTAATTATACAGAAACTAGAGGTAAACAATTACCGGGTTATACAAACTCAATTGGTTTTGTAGGAACAACTAAACCTAGTTTAGGATTTGTTTTTGGTAGTCAAGAAGATGTACGTTATGATGCTGCTAAGAGAGGTTGGTTAACAACATTTTCAGAATTTAATGAGCAGTTTGTACAAGAAACAAATAGACAGTTAGATATTACTGCGGTTGCAGAACCAATTAAAGATTTAACTATAGATATTACAGCAAACAGAAACTTGTCTGAACGTTACCAAGAAAATTTTTCAGTTGCATTTGAAAATGGAGAGTATGAGTATCAAAACCTTTTAGGAAACAATTATGGGAATTTTGGTATCTCTACAATGATGATAAAAACAGCTTTTACAAAAAGTGATGAGTTTGAGTCGACTACTTTTGATCAGTTTAAAGAAAATAGGTTAGTTATTGCCAATCGTTTAGCAGGTAATACAGGAGCTAGGGATGCAGAAGGTTACCCAGAGCGTTACGGTAAAACTAGTCAGAATGTATTATTGCCTGCGTTTATTGCTGCTTACACAGGGCAAGATGCATCAAAAGTAAAGTTAGGAGCATTTAGAAACTTTCCTATTCCTAACTGGAGATTAAAGTACACAGGTTTAATGCGTGTAAATTGGTTTAAAGAAAAATTTAAGCGTTTCTCTATTAGTCACGGTTATAGGGCTTCATATAACATCAACTCTTTTCAAACTAATTTAGAAAGAGAAAATACAACTATAGATCCTGAAACTCAAGATTTCTTACCAGAGAATATTATGGCAAACGTTGTGTTAACAGATCAATTTAACCCATTGGTTCGTTTAGATTTTGAAATGAAGAACTCTATGAGTGTTGTTGCAGAGCTACAAACAATGAGGGCTTTAACAATGAGTTTTGATAATAACTTACTTACAGAGCTTAATAGTAAAGATTATACTGTTGGTTTAGGGTATAGGTTTAAAGATGTAAACTTTGTTACCAATATAGGAGGAGATAAAATGCGTTTTAAAGGAGATTTAAACTTAAAGTTAGATGCTACTTTAAAGGATAATATTACCATTATTAGAAACTTAGAGTTAAATAATAATCAAATTACATCGGGTCAAAATGTGTTTTCATTAAAGTTTGGTGCAGATTATGCGTTAAGCAAATCGTTAGAGGTTGCTTTCTTTTATGATCATTCGTTCTCTAAATTTGCAGTTTCAACTGCATTTCCGCAAACTACAATTAATACAGGTTTTACATTTAAGTATAACTTTGGTAACTAA